The Mercurialis annua linkage group LG8, ddMerAnnu1.2, whole genome shotgun sequence genome window below encodes:
- the LOC126660257 gene encoding uncharacterized protein LOC126660257 codes for MEIKPGLSALLTGAASGIGKALSLALGEKGVFVTVVDFSEEKGKEVAVLIQKANAKFHSNLEFPTAQFVKCDVTNTRDLAAAFEKHVATYGGLDICINCAGIGTSTPFHKDETDGTRSWRRTVDVNLTAVIDCTRLAINAIKDAQKPGVIINLGSASGLYPMFNDPIYAASKGGVVMFTRSLVPFKRQGIRINVLCPEFVETDMGSKISPKFVDMMGGFVPMQMVIKGAFELISNENRAGACLWITNRRGMEYWPSPAEEAKYSVGPSASKKRLPSMGPVDVQLPHSFEKIVVHTLSHNFRSATRIVHVPLRLPIGPHEVLVKVIYAGVNASDVNFSSGRYFSGDDKDIQSRLPFDAGFEAVGLIAALGDSVRHLKVGTSAAIMTYGSYAEFTVVPAKYILPIPRPDPEVVAMLTSGLTASIALEKAGQMESGKVVLVTAAAGGTGQFAVQLAKLAGKKVVATCGGKEKAMLLKEFGVDRVIDYKAENIKSVLKKEFPKGIDIIYESVGGDMFNLCLNALAVHGRLIVIGMISQYQGEHGWTPSNYTGLCDKILAKSQTVAGFFLIQYGHLWQEHLNRLFDLFSQGKLKISIDPKRFVGVNSVADAVEHLHSGQSVGKVVVCIDPTYSEKMAKL; via the exons ATGGAGATCAAGCCTGGTTTGTCAGCTCTGCTCACCGGTGCTGCATCTGGAATTG GGAAAGCACTTAGTTTAGCTCTTGGGGAGAAGGGGGTATTTGTGACTGTGGTTGATTTCTCTGAAGAGAAGGGTAAGGAAGTTGCGGTTCTCATTCAGAAAGCGAATGCTAAGTTCCATTCAAACTTGGAATTCCCCACTGCTCAGTTTGTGAAATGTGATGTGACCAACACAA GAGATTTAGCTGCTGCGTTTGAGAAGCATGTAGCAACATATGGAGGGCTTGACATCTGCATCAATTGTGCTGGCATCGGTACTTCAACTCCATTCCACAAGGATGAGACTGACGGCACTCGTTCTTGGAGGCGTACTGTTGATGTTAACCTGACTGCAGTTATTGATTGCACCCGTCTTgcg ATAAATGCTATAAAAGATGCACAAAAGCCTGGAGTCATTATAAATCTGGGTTCTGCTTCCGGTCTGTATCCAATGTTTAATGATCCTATCTATGCTGCTTCTAAAG GCGGTGTTGTTATGTTTACTAGATCACTTGTCCCATTCAAACGCCAAGGTATTCGGATTAATGTGCTTTGCCCTGAG TTTGTTGAAACTGATATGGGTTCAAAGATTTCTCCAAAGTTCGTGGATATGATGGGAGGCTTTGTTCCTATGCAAATGGTGATCAAAG GTGCTTTTGAGCTTATCAGCAATGAGAACAGAGCTGGTGCTTGCCTATGGATTACAAATCGCAGAGGCATGGAGTATTGGCCCTCTCCTGCAGAAGAAGCAAAATATTCGGTGGGTCCTTCTGCCTCCAAGAAAAGGCTGCCATCTATGGGCCCAGTAGATGTACAGCTTCCTCATAGCTTTGAGAAAAT CGTTGTCCATACCTTAAGTCACAATTTCCGAAGTGCTACCAGAATTGTGCATGTACCACTTCGTTTACCCATTGGACCACATGAAGTTCTTGTGAAAGTCATTTACGCTGGTGTAAATGCTAGTGAT GTAAACTTTAGCTCAGGAAGGTATTTCAGTGGTGACGACAAAGATATTCAATCTCGTCTTCCATTTGATGCTGGTTTTGAG GCAGTGGGGTTAATTGCAGCTTTGGGAGACTCTGTTCGTCACTTGAAAGTCGGCACTTCTGCTGCAATCATGACATATGGGAGTTATGCTGAGTTCACAGTG GTTCCTGCAAAATATATCCTTCCTATCCCAAGACCAGATCCTGAAGTTGTCGCCATGCTTACTTCAGGGTTAACAGCGTCAATTGCTCTAGAAAAG GCTGGACAGATGGAATCTGGAAAAGTAGTACTTGTTACTGCCGCTGCAGGAGGGACCGGACAATTTGCTGTTCAG CTTGCAAAGCTGGCTGGAAAGAAGGTAGTCGCAACCTGTGGAGGCAAAGAAAAAGCAATGCTTTTGAAAGAATTTGGAGTTGACCGAGTCATAGACTATAAAGCTGAAAACATCAAATCT GTTCTAAAGAAGGAATTTCCTAAAGGTATTGACATCATCTATGAATCTGTTGGTGGTGACATGTTTAACCTCTGTCTGAACGCCTTAGCAGTACATGGACGACTTATCGTGATTGGAATGATTTCACAG TATCAAGGAGAACATGGATGGACACCATCAAATTATACTGGACTCTGTGACAAAATTTTAGCTAAAAGCCAAACTGTG GCTGGTTTTTTTCTAATCCAGTATGGTCACCTATGGCAAGAGCATCTGAACAGACTTTTTGATCTTTTCTCTCAAGGAAAGCTAAAG ATTTCCATAGATCCAAAACGATTTGTGGGTGTGAATTCCGTTGCAGATGCTGTTGAGCATCTTCACTCAGGCCAAAGTGTTGGCAAG GTGGTTGTGTGCATTGATCCGACATACAGCGAAAAAATGGCAAAATTATAA